A single region of the Nicotiana sylvestris chromosome 6, ASM39365v2, whole genome shotgun sequence genome encodes:
- the LOC138871685 gene encoding uncharacterized protein produces the protein MTVPWLVGGDINVIWDEEEKFGGLPVSLIEVDDFRHCINTYNLTDLGFKGSIFTWWNGRLEEDSIFKRLDRCFGNHELQQTFPGLEVTHLSKIGSDHCPMLLKCDIETPPIKKSFRFLNFWTKHETFKDVVKENWNVDFSANHFCIFNYKLKKLKKALSTWSRATYGDIF, from the coding sequence ATGACAGTACCATGGCTAGTTGGAGGCGACATTAATGTGATATGGGATGAGGAAGAGAAATTTGGAGGCTTACCAGTTTCTCTCATTGAAGTAGATGACTTTAGGCACTGCATCAATACCTACAACTTGACAGATTTGGGATTTAAAGGAagcatatttacatggtggaatggaagATTAGAGGAAGACAGTATTTTTAAAAGATTGGACagatgttttggcaatcatgaaTTGCAACAGACCTTTCCTGGATTGGAGGTAACTCACCTGTCCAAAATTGGGTCTGATCATTGCCCAATGCTGCTGAAATGTGATATAGAAACTCCTCCAATTAAGAAGTCATTCAGATTTCTTAACTTTTGGACTAAGCATGAAACCTTCAAAGATGTAGTAAAGGAGAATTGGAATGTTGATTTTAGTGCTAAccatttctgcatttttaactaCAAGTTAAAGAAGCTTAAGAAAGCACTATCTACCTGGAGCAGAGCTACATATGGGGATATATTCTAG